The DNA sequence GCGCGATTCTGGTCGGAGAAGCTGGAACGCAACCGGCTTCGCGACCAACGCAAGACCAATTGTTTGCGTGTTGCCGGCTGGCGGGTGGTGACCATCTGGGAATGCCGGCTCAAAAGTTACCCGGCGGCACAGGTGGGCCGGGTGCTTCAGGCCTTGTCACGGGCCGAGTCCGACCGACGACCGAAGAGCCGTGCGAAGAAGCGCTTCTCGAATGTCCAGAAGAAGCGGAACTGACCGAAGATCGCCCCGTAGATCAGCAGGATGACGTTGTAGACGGGCAGGATGAGGACGTAGTAGAGCACCGTGAACAATACGGGCTGCTCGCCCTCGCCGGCAAAGAAGGTCACCACCGGCCGCTTCAGGAACATCACGGTGAAGCCCGTGCAGGCGAACACGAGCAGGATGATGAACACCTGCGCTGTGCCCACACCCCAGCGATCGCGCAAGCGCCCAACCCAACGCGGGCCATTTGTGTCGTTCTTCCGGTGCATGTTCCGCTGGTCCTCTTCAGGCCAAACCCCACCCACCCCCAAACAGCGTCAATCCTTCCACTCCGCGATGAACAGGTTCGTGTCCCGTGAACCGGGCTTGTTGTTGCGGTTGCTGCTGAAGACAAGGTGTTTCCCATCGCCGCTGAAGACCGGGAAGGCGTCGAAAGTGTCGCCAAAGCTGATCTGCTCCAATCCGCTCCCGTCGATATTGACCATGAAGAGCGTGAAGGGGAAACCGCGCTGGCTCTTATGGTTGCTTGCGAAGATGATCTTCTCACCCTTGGGGTGCCAGTATGGGGCCCAGTTGGCCTGGCCCAGATCGGTGATGCGGCGGGCATCGCTTCCATCGGCGTTGGCCACATACAGCTCCATGTTGGTGGGCATCACCAGGCCCTGTTGGAGCAACTCCTGGTACTCGCCCAACTCCTCAGGTGTCTTGGGCCGTGAAGCACGCCACACCAGCTTGCTGCCATCGGGGCTGAAGAAGGCGCCACCATCATAGCCGGGTTCGTTCGTCACGCGGCGCACGTCACTGCCGTCAATGGCCATGGTATAGAGATCCAGGTCGCCATCGCGCATGCTGGTGAACACGATGCGGTCGCCCTTTGGCGAAACGGTGGCCTCCGCATCATAGCCGGGTGTGTCGGTGAGTTGCTTCACGATGTTGCCTTCCAGGTCGCTTACATAGATGTCGAAGCTCTCGTAGATGGGCCACACGTATTTGCCATCGGCACGGCGTTCCGGCTTGGCGGGACATGTAGCAGCGGCCTCGTGCGTGCTGGCGAATAGGATGGTGCGATCGCCCGGCATGAAATAGCTGCAGGTGGTGCGCCCGCCGTGGATGCTCACCCGCTGCGGGGGGACGCCCATGAGGTCGTTCTCAAAGGGGCTGAAATGGAAGATCTGGTCGCATTCGTCGCCCCATTCGGGTACGGTGGCCTGGAACACGAGACGGCGGCCATCGAAGCTCCAATAAGCCTCGGCGATGTCGCCGCCATTGCTCAGTTGGCGCAGGCTTTTGAAGTGTTTCTCATCGGGATGGATGAGTGCCCTGCCGGCAGGCTCCTCTTGCTGCGCCTGGCTTTCGCCTGATGGGGTACCACAAGTGGTAAGGATGAGGCTGAGAAGGATCGTGCTTTCACTGGCTCGTCGCATGGTTTCCTGCCCCGCTTCTTCACGCGGGGCCGCGAAGGTATCCCTTCACTTTCGGAGGAATGTCACTGAAGATCCACAGGACGGATATCTAACTTCCACGCATGCCGATCGACGAAAAAGTCGTCCGTGGCCGGGGCGCAATGGGGGAGGTGGAGAACCGCTTCCTGCGCGTCCAGCGTGGCATTGTGCATCCAGAAGGTGTGGATGGACCCGACCCGGACGATCCGGCGGATGCCCCCACCATTTACCGCGATGAGTGGCCGCGCAGCATCCTCAACAAGGTCGAAAGCGCCGATCTGCCCTTCCGTTGGAGCCTGAATCCCTACCAGGGTTGCGAGCACGGTTGCAGCTACTGCTACGCGCGGCCCACGCATGAGTATTGGGGCCTTGGAGCGGGTCTGGATTTCGAGCGCGTGGTGCTGGTGAAGCGTGATGCGGCCGCCCTGCTGGTGAAGGCCTTGCGATCACCGGGCTGGAAGGCCGAGCCCATCATGCTTTCCGGCGCCACCGACCCCTACCAGCCCGTGGAGCGGAGGGAACGCATCACGCGTTCCTTGTTGCAGGTGATGCACGACCACGGCCAGCCGGTGTCGGTGATCACCAAGAACGGCCTCATCCTGCGCGATCTGGATCTGCTTGCGCCCATGGCCGCCTTGAGACAGGCCCAAGTGGCCATCAGCATCACATCATTGAATGAGGACCTGCGGCGTGCCATGGAGCCACGCACCGCCAGCGCCAGGGTGCGCTTGAAGGCCATCGCGAAACTGTCCTCCGCAGGCGTTCCGGTGCATGCCATGATCGCTCCGGTGATCCCCGGTCTCAATGACCAGGAGATCCCCGCACTGCTGGAAGCCGCTGCCCAGGCCGGTGCCCGGTCGGCCAGCTACATCCTGTTGCGCACCAATGGGCCGGTGCATGAGGTGTTCACGCGCTGGCTGCGCACCCACTTCCCGCTTCGGGCCGCCAAGGTGGAGCATCTTACCGCGGAGACCCATGGCGGTTCCATGAGCGACCACCGCAGCGGGAGGCGCTTCAAAGGTGAAGGCCCTGTGGCCCAGCAGATCGGCGCTTTGTTCAAGCTCATGCATGGCCGTCACCTTCATGGGCGCAGTGCACCGCCCTTGGACAGCAGCGGCTTCCGCAGGCCCGCGCAGGGGCAGTTGGACCTGTTCCAGTGAGTGCGGACGACTCCTGGGGTGATGCCGATCATGGCGATCGTGGATATTTCACCTTGACCTTTGGTCGACTTCCGAGGTAATTTCGTCGTCCGTTTCCACTCGCTGGTGTGTGGAATGGACCAATTCGAAGGGCAGTTCAATGATCCACATCCCCACTTTCGTGTCGCGATTGCTCCGCTTGATGCCGTCGGCAGCGTTTCTCTTGACAGGGCCTACAGATGGAGCACAGGCGCAGATCGTACCCCCCAATTTCGCCGATGCCCTGGTCATGGGCGGTTGGAACGAACCCGTTGGGGCCACTTGGGACGCGAATGGCCGGATGTACGTGTGGGAAAAGCGCGGCATGGTGTGGATCGTGGACGGTGGCGTCAAGCTGCCGAATCCGCTGGTGAACATCAGCGAGGAGGTGGGCAACTGGCGCGACCATGGTCTGTTGGGGTTCGCGTTGGACCCGAACTTCCTGGCGAACGGGAGGGTGTACCTGCTGTATCTGGTGGATCGGCACCACTTGAAGTTCCACGGTACACCGAACTACAACCCCAATACGAACCACTACTACCAGGCCTCCGTCATGCGCATCACGCGCTACACGGCCAATGGTCCATCGTTCAACTCGGTCGACCCCGCCAGTCGTTTTGTTCTGGTGGGTGCAACGCCGCAGACCGGCGCACCCAACCTGCACGAATCCCACAGTACGGGGTCCATCGTCTTCGGCGCGGATGGTACGCTCATGGCCGCTTTTGGCGATGGTGCGAGCTATGCCAGCACGGATCTGGGCAATGCGGGCGAGACCTATGTGGATTCGGCGCTTGCGGACGGCATCATCCGACCGCAGGAGAACGTGGGCGCTTTTCGGTCACAGATGGTGAACTGTCTCAATGGCAAGGTGATCCGCATCGATCCGGTGACCGGCCATGGCATACCGAGCAACCCCTGGTACGACCCCGCTGAGCCCAATGCCACGCGTTCCAAGGTCTGGGCGCTTGGGCTGCGCAACCCGTTCCGCATGACGATCGACCGGAGCCAAGGCAGCAACGATCCATCCGCCGGGCGCCCCGGGACCCTATACATCGGTGATGTAGGCTGGAATGTGTGGGAAGACCTGAACGTATGCTACGAAGGGGGTATGAATTTCGGCTGGCCCCTGTACGAGGGCATGACACAGCACAACAACTACATGGGTGCGAGCATCATGAACCTGGATGCGCCGAACCCGCTCTATGACGGGGTCTCCTGCACCCAATCACATTTCATGTTCAAGGACCTGCTTAAGCAGGACACCCCCATCCACCTCAACGGGCACCCCAATCCGTGCAACCCTTCGGTGCAGATCCCCAACTCCATCCCGAAATTCTTCCACGCGCGTCCGGCCATCGACTGGCGCCATGGCAACCAATCGCGTTGTGCTGGATTCCTGGGCAGCACAGCAGTGACCTGGGACTTGGACGCTGCTGATTCCCCCGTGCCGGGTCCGCGTTTCGGGGGCAACGCCGCCATCGGTGGGCCGAAGATGGCCGGGCAGAATTTTCCATTGGGTTACCAGAACAGCAGCTTCCACGGTGATTACCCAGGCGGATGGATACGCCGCTTTGTTTTCGACGCCCAGGACAAACCTGTAAGCGTACACAACTTCGCCACCAACCTGGGTGCCATCGTTTGGATCGGGGAGGGACCTGATGGTTGCCTCTGGTACATCAAGTACAACAACAGCGAACTGCGCCGCATCTGTTACACCCTGGCGGTGAACCTGCCGCCTGTGGCCGTGGCCACGCAGAATGAGCAGTACGGGCCGGGGCCGCTCACGGTGCAGTTCTCCAGTGCGGGCAGCCTCGATCCGGAGAACGGACCGATAACCTTTCATTGGGACTTCGGCGACGGGCAGCAGAGCACGGCACCGAACCCCCAGCACACCTACACCGCGCCGCCGGGTGTACCCACCACCTACCAGGTTGTGCTTACCGTGAAGGATGACCAGAACCAGCAGGCCACGGCCAACCTGATCGTCTCGCTGAACAATACTCCGCCACAGGTGGAGATCATCAGCTTCGAGAACGGCAGCACTTATCCCCTGGGTGTCGATACCGTGTACCAGCTGGTGGCGAATGTGACTGACTTGGAGCATGGTCCTGCGCAACTTTCCTATGCCTGGCGAACCACCCTGCACCACAACACCCATATGCACCCGGAGGCCATCGACAACAATCCGGTGACCAGCACCATGATCAGCGGCGTGGGCTGCGACGGCGAGAGCTACAGCTACAACATCACCTTGACCGTTACGGACGCCGGAGGGCTGGCGACCACGGTGGACCACTGGCTTTTCCCGCGCTGCTCGGCCATTGCGCCTACCGCGGTCATCCTCACCAATACGAATGCAGGCCCGGGTCCGCTGCAGGTCCAGTTCGATGGCACCAACTCCTACGACCCCGGCTACATCGCGGCCTACCATTGGGACTTCAACGACGGCACCTTCAGCACCGATCCCGCGCCATTGAAGGTCTTCACCGAGAGCGGAGACCATGTGGTGGTGCTTACCGTGACGGATGATGATGGGCTCACCGATCAGGCCACGCGTGTGATCACCGTGGTGACGCCCGGACCAGCCGAGTGTGTGGGCGCTTTGGGCAGTCTGCTCGCCCAAAGGTGGACCGGCATCGGCGGCACCAACGTGAGCGACCTGCTCAACCACCCGAACTACCCCAACAACCCGAACACGACCTTCTACCCGACCAGTTTCCAGGGGCAGGTGAACATCGCCGACAACTACGGCACGCGTGTGCGGGGCTACATCATTCCACCCACCACCGGGCTGTACACCTTCACGGTCACCAGTGATGACGCGTCGGTGGTCTACCTCAGCCCCGGTCCCGACCCCCAGTACAAACAACAGATATGCAGTGTGCCGGGTTGGACGAACGAGACCGAGTACTTCAAGTATCCTTCCCAAGTGAGCGCGCCTGTCATGTTGCAGGCGGGCGCCTATTATTATGTGGAGATGATCCACAAGGAAGGCAGCGGCGGTGACCACTGGGCCCTGCGCTGGCAGACACCCACCAACTCGAACCGCGTGATCATTCCGGGTTCCGCGCTCGGACGCTGGCAGGATTGCGGCCCGGGCGTGAAGTTGCGTGCCGCGCTGCAGGGGCCATGGGATCCCAGCGTGAACCTGATGAAGGACGGCATGCGCCAGCAAGGGCTTGTGCCCCTGGCCGAACCCTATGCCGCGCTCGGCTTCGGCAATGCCGGTGGGGAAACCACCACACCACAACGGCTCGCCGTTTCGGGCAAGAATGCCGTGGTGGACTGGGTGTTGGTGGAGATCCGCAACAAGAACACGCCCACCACCGTGCTGGCCCGCAAGAGCTGCCTGCTGGAGCGCGATGGCGATGTGGTGGATGTGCAAGGCAAGTCGCGGTTGGAGTTCGGTTTGCCACAGGGCGAGTACCTCGTTTCGATCCGCCATCGCAACCACATGGGCGCCATGGCGCAATGGCCGGTGATGCTCTCGCCGCAGGCCGGCTTTGTGGACCTTACCATGCCGAGCACCGCTACGTGGGGCCAACAGGCGCGTGCCCCGCTCAACGGCGGACGCATGGGCCTGTGGAGCGGACATGTGGTGCGCAACGGCAAGGTGAAGTACACCGGCCAGGACAATGATCGCGATCCGATCCTGGTGCGTATCGGTGGCGTCGTGCCCTCCAACACCGCAGCAGGCTACCACGTGGAGGATGTGAACCTGGACGGCCTGGTGAAATACACAGGCGCCGGCAACGATCGCGATCCCATCCTGGTGAATATCGGCGGCACGGTGCCCACCTCGATCCGTGAAGAGCAACTGCCCTGATCGCGATCAGAAGCGGAAACGTGCCCCGGCGAGGATGGCCCGTGGCAGACCGGGACGTGCACCAGCGGGCACGAGCGACGCCAGGTAGCGCTCGTCCAGGAGATTGCGGATCGTGAAGGAGAATTCCACCTGCTCCTTCGCCTGGCCGATGACCGGCCGCCAATAGGCCACCAGATCCACCACGGCATAGGCCGGCACTTCCGTCTTCACGGCATCCGATCCACTGTGTCGGCCCGTGGGCATTTCGCCCACGAAAGTGGCCTGTGCGCTGATGCCGCCGCGGGCACTTTCCAATCCGGCGCGGAGGTTCACCTGGTGCCGGGCGATATAGGGTATGGGGTCCCCTTCCAACACCTGCCCCCAGCCGCTGAAGGTGCTGTTGAAGCTGCTTCCGAAACGGGCATCCGTCAACGTCCAGGCCAGTTGCATGGGCAGACGAAGCTTCTCACCGCGTCCGTGCAAGGCGTCGTGCTCCACATGCAGCTCGATACCGCGCACCAAGGCCCGGCCACCATTGAACAGGTCGCCGCTGCCCGTACCGCCCGCCGCGGCCAGATCGGCGCCGAGCAGTTCCTCATAGTCGTTCAGGAAGCCGATCAATTGGAAATGTGTGCCCTTGTGTCGGATGCGCAGCCCGCTCTCGTAGTTCAAACTTCGCTCAGGTCTGGTCTCCGGATCGCTGCCAGGCGGGGAGAAGCCCCGGTGGACGCCCGCGAAAAGGAAGAGGCCATCACGTATCGTCAGGTCCACGCTCACACCAGGTATCCACACCTCCACGGTATTCTCGGTCCGCACAAGCTGGTCACCCGTCCGCCCGGGATCCTGCCGGCCGTAGTCGTTCTGTGCCAGGGTGATATGCTCGTACCGCAGCCCTGGCCGAAAACCCACACATCCGCGCTCATAGGCATAGGCCACATGCGCAGCGCGTGCGTCGGCGGTGGCCAGCCGATTGCTCTCGGTGCCCTGTTGGCCGCGGCTGGTGAGCATCATGTGGCCGCTGCGCATGCGGTAGCCGTCTGTGCGTTGGAAGCGGTCCATCAGATCACGGTGCACGCGGATGCCAGCTTCAATGTCATGCCTGCCCCGATCCATGCTGATGTTCTTGGAAGCGGTGAATTGCAGCCCGCTGCTCTGGTAGTTGCGCAGGTTCGACTTCACTTGCATCGCATCACCGCCGGTATCGCCGCCACCGAGCGCCTCCATCGCCCATGGCCAAGGTGAGGGGTCATCGAGCAGGCTCGCGATCGGCAACTTGGCTCCAGAACTGTCCACCACCTGGTCCAACTTGTACCAGTCGCGGTGCGTGTTGGTGCGGTACGCCGTTGCTACGAAGCTTATTCCGCCCTTCAACTCCAAGCCATAGCGCGCGGTGAGCATATCCTGCCGCACCGTCATGCGGTCATTGGCCGATGCGGCATAGCGACGCAAGGGTGTCCGCTGGAAGTCGGCCATGGAAAGGCCCAGGTAGGTCTCGTCGCTCGCCTCGGTGTTGAGGCTGGCGCGAAATGAGATCGCCTGCCGGATGCGGGCTTCGTCACGTGCCCGCCATTGGGCCTTCACCACATGGTCGCCTTTCTGGAATCCGGTGGGGCCCTGGGTATCGAGCTGCTTGAATCCGTCGGCGGCCTGCTGGAAGGTCTCCACCAGGAAACCCGCGTGATCGCCGTTGGCCAGGGTCTGTTCGGTCCCCGCATGGGCATGCAGGTCGCGCATACCGAAGGATCCGCCGCGCAACAGGACCATACCGCTGGTGCGTTCGGGGATGGGTGTGGACAGCAGGTTGATGGCGCCACCCGTGGTGAGTGGCCCATGGCGGATCTGGCTGCTCCCCTTGGCCACTTCCACCGCGTGCATACGGCCCATGGTGGGGAAGTAGTACGCCGCTGGGGCCGCATAGGGCGCAGGCGCCACCAGCACACCGTCCTCCATCACGGTGATCTTCGCGCTGCGCTCCGCACCCGCACCGCGCATGCCGATGTTTGGTCGAAGTCCGAAACCGTCCTCCTCCTGCACATTCACACCGGGCACCGTGCGCAACAACCGGCCAATGTCCGTCTGGCCATACAGCGCCATCTCCTTCGGACCGATGTACCACACCGATCCCGGGGTCTCCTGTGCCGGGCCGGAACCACCGGTCAAGCTCGATCGCACCGTGAAGACAGGAAGCTCCACGACCCTTTCCTTCAGCTTGATCTCCATGGGTGCGCCATTCACGGCAGCGGCCCCGGTCCAGAGATCATGTCCCACGCTGCTTACGGCGATCCGTGCGCCTTCGGAAGGGATCCCTTGCAGGCGGAACCGGCCTTGGGCATCCGTGACCGTGCCGATGGATGTTCCCAGGATGGACACGTTCACGAAGGGCAGCCCCAGTCCCCGTGCATCTGTGACGATACCGTGCGATACCATCTCCTGGGCTTGGACCGATGGCATGCATGCCCACACCAAAGCGGCCACCTTGCCCATGGCGCGCAGCCAGGCCCGCAGCGCACGTCCAGGGGCCTCGCGGGAAATTTCGCCCAACACGGCCTTGGTGCGCGCATCCAGCAGCCGGGAGGTCTCGCTTCGCCTGGAGCGGTGGAGAGAACACTTGCCGATGGTGGACATGGGAGCCGGGTGGAGCGGCCGCAAAACTTCCCTCTGCCAACACAGTGGGCAATACTTCGATCGTGGTATTGATCGGCGGAAGGATCGACGATCGATCGTGGGATCGCGTCAGTCGCCTTGGTCGTTGCGGCGAAGCAGAAGGACCTGACGGCCGAGTTCGGCGAAGGACCAACCACTGGCCACGAAACCCTGGGCCAGGGCATGCACGTGCAGCAACTTCGCCTCCTTGCCGGTCTCATAGGCACGTTCCCATGACAGTTGCCCGTTGGTGCCGCAGCGCATCGCCATGGCGTCACCGATGGCCGACCGGTATCGCTCCCCGCCAATGATCAGGTCGCCGTTGGACGCCAGTGCGATGGCGTGGGCCGCGCGGTTGAAGATCGTGTCGCCATGCACGCGCGTCCAGAGCGTGTCGCCGTTGTGGTCCAGCTTGATGAGGTGGACGCAGCGTTTCCGCCTGCCCAGATGGTCCTGTGGCCCCAGTCCATCGGTGTGTCCTGCCAGGATGAAGCGGCCGTCCGGTGCGCGCACCACCGCCTTGGCGGTCTCATTCAATGCGCTGCCCGTGCTGTTGTCCCATTGGAGCGCGCCTTGAAGGTCCAGCCGCATCGCCATCGCATCACTGGCGCCGCCCGCGTTCATACGGCGCCCGGCGATCACCAGGCCGGTGGCATCCACCGCGACCCCGTTGGCCTCCTCATCGAAGATTGAGGGGAAGACCTGTGTCCATAGCACACCACCTTGGGCATCGAAGCGCGCCACCAGCACGTCATGCGTGGCGCCGGTCACAGAGACGCCGCAGACCACCGCACCGCCATCGGGCAGGGACGCCACGCCGAGGTATTGCTGTTGGCCGGGTAAATCGGGCCGAACCGCCCAAAGCACATTCGCCTGCGCATCCAGTTTGATGAGCACGCCGTCGTGGTCCGTTCGCCCTGGTGCGAAGGAACTGCCGGCGATGAAACGGTCGTCCCCTGTGCCCATGGCCATGGCTTGCAGGAATACCGCACCATTTAGGGGCAATTCCGCCTGACCGTTCAATTGTCCGTTGGAACCGCAGTGCATCAGGAACGGTCGGTATCGCCGTGCGCCTGGATCATAGATCCGCGCGGCCACCATCCAGCCGGTCGCAGTGGGCATCACACCCACGCCATCCTGCGCATACATGCCACCCAGCAACTGGGTGAAACTGCTCTGCCCATGAAGGGTTCGCACCGTGGCGATCGCCACTCCAAGGATGATGCACGATGTCAGGAGCCGTTTCATCCAGTGCGCCACGAAAGTAGTGGAGCCGGACCGGGCCGTAGTTTCGCCGCATGGAGCGCGAAATGGCGGTGCGTTGTTTCCTGGTCACCGGGCTGGCGTTCGCCGTTCCCGCGCTGGTGGCGGTGGCGCAGCATGATCAATTGGCGTTGCACCGCATCATCAACGCGCATCACGCGCCCTGGTCCGACCTGTTCTTCCGTTACGCCACACACCTGGCCGATGGCCTCGTTCCCACCGTACTGGCGGTAGTATTGCTTTTCCTGCGGGATGTCCGATCGTTCCTGATGATGGGCCTGGGATGCGGGATCTCCGCGATCGTGGTACAGGCGCTCAAGCATCTGGTCTTCGGTGCACACCATCGGCCAGCGGGCAGGCATGCAGAACTGGATGGCATCCGGTGGCTGGAGGGCGTGGACCTGCACCACCACTTCAGCTTTCCCAGCGGACACGCCACGGCCGCTTTCGCCATGTGTCTGGCGTTGGCGGTGATCGTGGCGCGTCCGCGTTGGGGTGTGGTGCTGGCCGCCGTGGCGTCGGTGCTCGCCTTCAGCAGGGTCTACATCTCTCAGCACTTCACCGAGGATGTGCTCGCCGGGGCGGCCTTGGGCGGCATCAGCGCATGGCTGGTGTACCGCTGGCTCTACCGTTCGCGCTTCGCCACGCGGCCCTGGCTTGACCGGCGCCCCTTCTACTTGCCGAAGTAGTAGCGGAAGCCGAGCGCCGCGCCGATGTCGAAGGTGGTGCTGGGCACGATGTCCAGCGTGGGTGACGCTTCCAGGAAGATGTCCACCGGAGCGCCCTCGAACATGTAGGTAAGGCCCACCGGGAACCTGACGCCCAGCCGCGTGTGCCCGCCCCGGCTGTCATACCACCGGCCATTGGCCCAATAGCGATCGCCGGTCCAACTGCGCATGCGGATGCCAGGACCGTAGTGCAACGCCATGCGGCCCTTGTTCACATTGATCAGGTTGAAGTTGTGGAAGAGGTAGTCGCCGTGCAGGTGGAAGTAGCCACCACGGCCCCAACCTCCCCAGGCCACCCCGAAGGCGATGGCGTTGTTGCCGCCGGTCCAAGCCTTGCCGGAGATGCCGGTGGGTTCGCCAAGCATGATGCCGAGGCCGAAGCCATGGTCCTGGGCATGTATGGCCATGCTGGAACCCAATAGGAACAGGATGATGATGTAACGTTTCATGGTGCAAAGTTCAGGTTGATGACGCACTGATGCCATTTTCCGTGCCTATGGACCTACCTCGCCCCGATTTTCCTTGATCGATGAGGCCCACAGCCGCTGGTGGTCACCTTGCGGATCGTACTGCGCAGCCTGGCGATCGGGGAGGAATTTCCTCAGGGGCCTGGGGTCGTTCCCCACACCGGCGATGTACTGCCAGTTGCCCCAATTGCTGCAAGGGTCGTAGTCGATGAGCATACACTCGAACCACCAGGCGCCCATACGCCAGTCGAGCCCCAGGTCGTGCACCAGGTAGCTGGCTGTGTTCTGGCGTCCGCGGTTGCTCATCCAGCCGGTGGCGGCCAGTTCGCGCATGTGCGCATCGATGAAGGGCTGGCCCGTGCGACCCTCGCACCAAGCGGCGAAGCGGCGCGGGTCGTGGTTCCCCTGGGCGGGCTTGTGGGCGATACCGCTGCGCTTGAAGAGGTCCGCACCGTGCTTCGCGGCCGTGAACTGGAAGAAGTCGCGCCACAGCAGTTCGAAGACCAGCCAGTAGGTGCTCTCATTGGCGCCATGGAGCCGCTCATAACGCTTCACCTGGTGGTACACCTCGCGCGCGCTGATGCAACCCAGCGCCAGCCAGGGGCTGAACTTGCTGCTGTAGTCCGCGCCGATCATGCCGTTGCGCGTTTCCTTGTAGCTGGAGAGGGAGCGGTTGTCCCAGAAGTAGTGCTTCAATCGTTCCAGTGCGGCGGCACGTCCGCCCGTGAAGTGCATCACCGCACGCGGGTCACTAGTGGGCGCTTCGCAGCCGAGATCCGCCAGGGAGGGAAGTTGGCTGGCCCACTCCGTTGGCGTGGGCAATTGTGAAGGTTCGGGCAATGCATCGCGCACCTGCCAATGGGTCTCCACCTTGTGGCGGAAGGCGGTGAAGACCTTGGGCAACTTCTCGATGGGAAGGGGTAAGTCCTCCGGATGCAGCAGTGTGGGGGGACCGGCCGCCCGCACGGGCAGCACTTCGGACACCGTGCGCAGGTGCCGTTGTTCCTCCCAGGCGAATTGCCGCTTGGTGTACACGGCTTCCACTTTCCATTCCGCCGCGATCCGCGACAGCACGGTGGCAGGTTCACCGATGTACACCCGCAAAGCCGACCCGCGCAAGTGCAGTTGGGCATCGAGGTCGGCAAGGCTTTCCAACAGGAACTGTGCACGGTACGGACCCATCCTGCTGAAGCCGAAGGGCGATGGAGCGATCTGCCGCGGATCGATGATGTGCACCGGCAGTACCTCGTCGCTGTCCGCCAAGGCATCCACCGCAGCGGGATGATCGGCCAGGCGCAGATCGTTGCGGAACCAGAGGAAGGAGCGGGACATGGTGCAAGGGTGGGGCGGATGCCGACTACAGCGTTTCGATATCGGCCAGCAGTTGTTCTCCTTTGTCCAGCAGGGCCTGCCGTGCCGCAGGTGCCATCTTCTCCCAGGTGCGGTACACCATGCCCACCCGCATCATCGTTCCGGGTCTTGCGTCAGGGCTTTCCAGGCGTTCCCGGT is a window from the Flavobacteriales bacterium genome containing:
- a CDS encoding phosphatase PAP2 family protein; translated protein: MEREMAVRCFLVTGLAFAVPALVAVAQHDQLALHRIINAHHAPWSDLFFRYATHLADGLVPTVLAVVLLFLRDVRSFLMMGLGCGISAIVVQALKHLVFGAHHRPAGRHAELDGIRWLEGVDLHHHFSFPSGHATAAFAMCLALAVIVARPRWGVVLAAVASVLAFSRVYISQHFTEDVLAGAALGGISAWLVYRWLYRSRFATRPWLDRRPFYLPK
- a CDS encoding DASH family cryptochrome, producing the protein MSRSFLWFRNDLRLADHPAAVDALADSDEVLPVHIIDPRQIAPSPFGFSRMGPYRAQFLLESLADLDAQLHLRGSALRVYIGEPATVLSRIAAEWKVEAVYTKRQFAWEEQRHLRTVSEVLPVRAAGPPTLLHPEDLPLPIEKLPKVFTAFRHKVETHWQVRDALPEPSQLPTPTEWASQLPSLADLGCEAPTSDPRAVMHFTGGRAAALERLKHYFWDNRSLSSYKETRNGMIGADYSSKFSPWLALGCISAREVYHQVKRYERLHGANESTYWLVFELLWRDFFQFTAAKHGADLFKRSGIAHKPAQGNHDPRRFAAWCEGRTGQPFIDAHMRELAATGWMSNRGRQNTASYLVHDLGLDWRMGAWWFECMLIDYDPCSNWGNWQYIAGVGNDPRPLRKFLPDRQAAQYDPQGDHQRLWASSIKENRGEVGP
- a CDS encoding TonB-dependent receptor, encoding MSTIGKCSLHRSRRSETSRLLDARTKAVLGEISREAPGRALRAWLRAMGKVAALVWACMPSVQAQEMVSHGIVTDARGLGLPFVNVSILGTSIGTVTDAQGRFRLQGIPSEGARIAVSSVGHDLWTGAAAVNGAPMEIKLKERVVELPVFTVRSSLTGGSGPAQETPGSVWYIGPKEMALYGQTDIGRLLRTVPGVNVQEEDGFGLRPNIGMRGAGAERSAKITVMEDGVLVAPAPYAAPAAYYFPTMGRMHAVEVAKGSSQIRHGPLTTGGAINLLSTPIPERTSGMVLLRGGSFGMRDLHAHAGTEQTLANGDHAGFLVETFQQAADGFKQLDTQGPTGFQKGDHVVKAQWRARDEARIRQAISFRASLNTEASDETYLGLSMADFQRTPLRRYAASANDRMTVRQDMLTARYGLELKGGISFVATAYRTNTHRDWYKLDQVVDSSGAKLPIASLLDDPSPWPWAMEALGGGDTGGDAMQVKSNLRNYQSSGLQFTASKNISMDRGRHDIEAGIRVHRDLMDRFQRTDGYRMRSGHMMLTSRGQQGTESNRLATADARAAHVAYAYERGCVGFRPGLRYEHITLAQNDYGRQDPGRTGDQLVRTENTVEVWIPGVSVDLTIRDGLFLFAGVHRGFSPPGSDPETRPERSLNYESGLRIRHKGTHFQLIGFLNDYEELLGADLAAAGGTGSGDLFNGGRALVRGIELHVEHDALHGRGEKLRLPMQLAWTLTDARFGSSFNSTFSGWGQVLEGDPIPYIARHQVNLRAGLESARGGISAQATFVGEMPTGRHSGSDAVKTEVPAYAVVDLVAYWRPVIGQAKEQVEFSFTIRNLLDERYLASLVPAGARPGLPRAILAGARFRF